A genomic region of Luteibacter aegosomatissinici contains the following coding sequences:
- a CDS encoding DUF3999 family protein, whose amino-acid sequence MRRDGRIGLFVIYVAALGAVLSPARAGDEPQFAYGWPIQVPAGASAYLVELPKDAYRWAQPDAGLADVVVVDAKGREVAMDRYEPAAPTSHPMTLDAPLLPVPNGSDGVAGPSIRRSTNGDILIEPGAAPASGHVHEWLFDARTAIAAERLEFPLTQGDVKLSVDIDASSNLQDWQPRAADASIVTLGHGDGAVDARVVKLDGRAARYYRVRTSSDDAPWAAGAKVTLSGSVIDAAARDEAKRQWLEVANTGTDTSGGGVSYDYTLPAALPVSGIRVALGQGDSVARLEVISVTGTVSGDNLGTIVVTPGQDDQRPLNVQPLRRDHIRLHSATSLRSAPSLSVGWRPDRFVFLPEGTPPYRLQVGSASARRAAWPVVDAMAALRTRNGPAWRPDPVTLGDAQPLAGEKALATATRFDWTRPLLWIVLLLGAALVAGMAATLLRKQPPP is encoded by the coding sequence ATGCGCCGTGATGGACGTATTGGCTTGTTCGTGATTTACGTGGCGGCGCTCGGCGCCGTCTTATCGCCCGCCCGCGCCGGCGATGAGCCCCAGTTCGCGTATGGCTGGCCTATCCAGGTCCCGGCGGGGGCGAGCGCCTACCTCGTGGAACTGCCGAAGGACGCCTACCGCTGGGCCCAGCCCGATGCGGGCCTGGCCGATGTGGTGGTTGTCGATGCCAAGGGCCGGGAAGTGGCGATGGACCGCTACGAGCCGGCTGCACCTACCTCGCACCCGATGACCCTGGATGCACCGCTCTTGCCGGTACCCAATGGCAGCGATGGCGTCGCCGGGCCGAGCATCCGCCGCAGCACGAATGGCGACATCCTGATCGAGCCGGGTGCCGCTCCCGCCTCGGGGCACGTGCACGAGTGGTTGTTCGATGCGCGCACGGCGATCGCCGCCGAGCGCCTGGAATTTCCGCTAACGCAGGGCGATGTGAAGCTCAGCGTGGATATCGATGCCAGCAGCAACCTGCAGGATTGGCAGCCGCGCGCCGCCGATGCATCCATCGTGACCCTGGGCCATGGCGACGGTGCCGTGGATGCCCGCGTGGTGAAGCTGGATGGCCGGGCTGCGCGCTACTACCGTGTTCGTACCAGCAGCGATGATGCCCCGTGGGCAGCCGGTGCCAAGGTCACGCTGTCCGGCAGTGTGATCGATGCGGCCGCGCGCGACGAAGCGAAGCGGCAGTGGCTGGAGGTTGCAAATACCGGCACGGATACGAGTGGTGGTGGCGTGAGCTACGACTACACGCTGCCCGCAGCGTTGCCGGTGAGTGGCATTCGCGTGGCGCTGGGGCAGGGCGACAGCGTAGCGCGGCTGGAAGTGATTTCCGTTACTGGCACGGTAAGTGGCGATAACCTCGGCACCATCGTGGTGACGCCGGGGCAGGACGACCAGCGGCCGCTCAACGTGCAGCCCCTGCGGCGCGACCACATTCGCCTGCATTCGGCGACATCGCTGCGTAGCGCGCCCAGCCTGAGTGTCGGCTGGCGCCCCGATCGCTTCGTGTTCCTGCCCGAGGGGACGCCGCCGTACCGATTGCAGGTGGGTAGCGCGTCGGCGCGCCGCGCCGCGTGGCCGGTGGTGGATGCGATGGCGGCCTTGCGTACGCGTAACGGCCCCGCATGGCGCCCCGATCCCGTCACGCTGGGCGACGCCCAGCCGCTGGCCGGTGAAAAGGCGCTGGCCACCGCTACACGGTTCGACTGGACCCGGCCGCTGCTGTGGATCGTGTTGCTGCTGGGTGCGGCCCTCGTCGCCGGTATGGCTGCCACGCTGCTACGCAAACAGCCCCCGCCCTAG
- a CDS encoding DNA translocase FtsK — protein sequence MARSAKVVKKQARAQPKVERPGLSDELKRRLREAGALLLLPLALYLLVCLLSYNDQDPSWGHMGVAEHATNFGGAVGANIANLLRYIFGLVSYFFPLLLLALGIQVIRHRGERNVQPWEPSLRLIGFVFFFITAPALIYLNVDSPVLPEGPGGIVGKWVGHGLHNAFGDKGAPLLLLAVCLIAITLATGLSWFKLMDATGELVMKMGGWFGGKVRQAPEVMAARSARAEREVVKKAEAVKQAKREPVRIETPTPMVVKSDRAVRENQIPLFTGASMDGEVPPLSLLDEAPPQGPGYSEETLEVLSRQVELKLRDFRVEARVAGVYPGPVITRFELEPAAGVRGSQVSSLDKDIARGLSVVSVRVVDVIPGKNVIGLEIPNTKKQIVYLSEILKSERYDQVKSPLALALGKDIGGKAVVADLAKMPHLLVAGTTGSGKSVAVNAMVLSLLYKSSAKDVRMIMIDPKMLELSVYEGIPHLLAPVVTDMKEAANALRWCVAEMERRYKLMAAVGVRNLGGFNKKVKDAESSGQPLLDPLFRANPDMPSVGPQPLEPLPHIVIIIDEFADMMMIVGKKVEELIARLAQKARAAGVHLILATQRPSVDVITGLIKANIPTRIAFQVSSKIDSRTILDQSGAEALLGHGDMLYLPPGTAQPERVHGAFVDDHEVHNVVEWLRAQGAPNYIEGVLEEVQSTADGKIINDAGLPQEADGDGDSDNALYDRAVRVVTETRRASISGVQRHLRIGYNRAARLVEQMEQDGIVSAPQHNGNREVLAPPPPKD from the coding sequence GTGGCGCGCAGCGCGAAGGTAGTTAAGAAACAGGCCCGGGCCCAGCCCAAGGTCGAAAGGCCGGGCTTGAGCGATGAGCTCAAGCGCCGGCTCCGTGAGGCGGGAGCACTGCTGTTGCTCCCGCTCGCCCTGTACCTGCTGGTATGCCTGCTCAGCTACAACGACCAGGATCCCAGCTGGGGCCACATGGGCGTGGCCGAGCACGCCACCAATTTCGGTGGCGCGGTGGGCGCGAACATCGCCAACCTGCTCCGGTACATTTTCGGCCTCGTTTCCTACTTCTTCCCGCTGCTCCTGCTTGCCCTGGGCATCCAGGTCATTCGCCACCGTGGCGAGCGCAACGTCCAGCCCTGGGAGCCTTCCCTGCGGCTGATCGGCTTCGTGTTCTTTTTCATCACGGCCCCGGCCCTCATCTACCTGAACGTCGATTCGCCCGTGTTGCCGGAAGGCCCGGGTGGCATCGTGGGCAAGTGGGTGGGCCACGGGCTGCACAATGCGTTTGGCGACAAGGGCGCGCCGCTGCTCCTGCTGGCGGTGTGCCTTATCGCGATCACGCTGGCCACCGGCCTGTCGTGGTTCAAGCTGATGGATGCCACCGGCGAGCTGGTCATGAAGATGGGCGGCTGGTTCGGCGGCAAGGTGCGCCAGGCCCCCGAGGTGATGGCCGCCCGCTCCGCCCGCGCCGAGCGCGAGGTGGTAAAGAAAGCCGAGGCGGTGAAGCAGGCGAAGCGCGAGCCCGTGCGCATCGAGACGCCCACCCCCATGGTGGTGAAGAGCGATCGCGCCGTCCGCGAAAACCAGATTCCGCTGTTCACCGGCGCCTCGATGGATGGCGAAGTACCGCCGCTGTCGCTGCTCGATGAAGCCCCGCCGCAAGGTCCGGGCTATTCGGAAGAAACGCTCGAGGTGCTCTCGCGCCAGGTGGAGCTGAAGCTGCGCGATTTCCGCGTGGAAGCCCGCGTGGCCGGCGTGTACCCAGGCCCCGTCATTACCCGTTTCGAACTGGAACCGGCCGCCGGCGTGCGTGGTAGCCAGGTGTCCAGCCTCGACAAGGACATCGCGCGCGGCCTTTCCGTGGTCAGCGTGCGCGTGGTGGATGTGATTCCCGGCAAGAACGTGATCGGCCTGGAAATCCCCAACACCAAGAAGCAGATCGTGTACCTCTCGGAGATCCTCAAATCCGAGCGCTACGACCAGGTGAAGTCGCCGCTGGCGCTGGCCCTGGGCAAGGATATTGGTGGCAAGGCCGTCGTGGCCGATCTGGCCAAGATGCCCCACCTGCTCGTGGCCGGCACCACCGGTTCGGGTAAGTCGGTGGCGGTGAATGCCATGGTCCTCAGCCTGCTCTACAAGAGCAGCGCGAAGGACGTGCGCATGATCATGATCGATCCGAAGATGCTGGAACTCTCGGTGTACGAGGGCATCCCGCACCTGCTGGCGCCGGTCGTCACCGATATGAAGGAAGCCGCCAACGCGCTGCGCTGGTGCGTGGCCGAGATGGAGCGCCGCTACAAGCTCATGGCCGCGGTGGGCGTGCGTAACCTCGGCGGCTTCAACAAGAAGGTGAAGGACGCGGAATCGTCGGGCCAGCCGCTGCTGGATCCGCTGTTCCGCGCCAACCCCGACATGCCTTCCGTGGGGCCACAGCCGCTCGAGCCGCTGCCGCATATCGTCATCATCATCGACGAATTCGCCGACATGATGATGATCGTCGGCAAGAAGGTCGAAGAACTCATCGCCCGCCTGGCGCAGAAAGCGCGCGCGGCTGGCGTGCACCTTATCCTTGCCACGCAGCGTCCGTCGGTGGATGTCATCACCGGCTTGATCAAGGCGAACATCCCCACGCGTATCGCCTTCCAGGTGTCGTCCAAGATCGACTCGCGCACCATCCTTGACCAGAGTGGCGCCGAGGCGCTGCTGGGCCACGGTGACATGCTGTACCTGCCGCCTGGTACGGCCCAGCCCGAGCGTGTGCACGGCGCCTTCGTGGATGACCACGAGGTGCATAACGTGGTCGAGTGGCTGCGTGCGCAGGGCGCGCCCAATTACATCGAAGGCGTGCTCGAGGAAGTGCAGAGCACGGCCGACGGCAAGATCATCAACGATGCCGGCCTGCCGCAGGAAGCCGACGGCGATGGCGACAGCGATAACGCGCTGTACGACCGCGCCGTGCGCGTGGTGACCGAGACGCGCCGCGCTTCCATCTCCGGCGTCCAGCGCCACCTGCGCATCGGCTACAACCGTGCCGCGCGCCTGGTGGAGCAGATGGAACAGGATGGCATCGTCAGCGCCCCGCAGCACAACGGCAACCGCGAAGTGCTGGCACCGCCGCCCCCGAAGGATTAA
- a CDS encoding replication-associated recombination protein A, giving the protein MPSYSSPGLFAEPEALKPLAERMRPRSLDEIVGQVRVAGEGKPLRRALEAGRVHSMILWGPPGCGKTTIALLVARYADADFRAISAVMSGLPDVRKALAEAEGNFAQGRRTVLFVDEVHRFNKAQQDAFLPYIERGVIIFVGATTENPSFELNSALLSRCRVHVLDAVSPDDIVAALRRALDDNERGLGELQLAVDDATLKLIASAADGDVRRALTLLEIASELAEGGRIDDATLEQVLADRTRRFDKSGEQFYDQISALHKSVRSSDPDAAVYWLTRMLDGGCDPLYLARRMTRMAVEDVGLAEPRAWRMALDAWDTYERLGSPEGELGLAQLAIWLAIAPKSNAAYMAYNKARAVVKEMGTLEVPMHLRNAPTKLMKGLGYGTGYQYDHDAEGGVALDQVCLPDALAGTTFYEPVDRGLELKLREKLTALRAARAAARGE; this is encoded by the coding sequence ATGCCGTCTTATTCCTCCCCCGGCCTGTTCGCCGAACCCGAAGCCCTGAAGCCCCTGGCCGAGCGCATGCGCCCGCGCAGCCTGGATGAAATCGTGGGCCAGGTGCGCGTAGCAGGCGAAGGCAAGCCGTTGCGCAGGGCGCTGGAGGCGGGCCGCGTGCACTCCATGATCCTGTGGGGGCCGCCTGGTTGCGGCAAGACCACCATCGCCTTGCTCGTGGCGCGTTACGCCGATGCCGATTTCCGGGCGATTTCCGCCGTGATGAGCGGCCTGCCGGATGTGCGCAAGGCGCTGGCGGAGGCCGAGGGTAACTTTGCCCAGGGCCGCCGCACCGTGCTGTTCGTGGATGAGGTGCACCGTTTCAACAAGGCGCAGCAGGATGCCTTCCTTCCGTATATCGAGCGCGGCGTCATCATTTTCGTCGGCGCGACCACCGAGAACCCGTCGTTCGAACTGAATTCGGCGCTGCTGTCACGCTGCCGCGTGCACGTGCTGGATGCCGTCAGCCCGGACGACATCGTGGCTGCGCTGCGCCGCGCGCTCGACGATAACGAGCGGGGCCTCGGCGAGCTGCAGCTGGCGGTGGATGATGCCACACTGAAGTTGATCGCCTCCGCTGCCGACGGCGATGTGCGCCGCGCACTCACCCTGCTGGAAATCGCCAGTGAGCTGGCCGAGGGTGGCCGCATCGACGATGCCACGTTGGAGCAGGTGCTCGCAGACCGCACGCGGCGCTTCGACAAGAGTGGGGAGCAGTTCTACGACCAGATCTCCGCCCTGCATAAATCCGTGCGCTCCTCGGACCCGGATGCGGCCGTTTACTGGCTCACCCGCATGCTCGATGGCGGTTGCGATCCGCTGTACCTTGCGCGACGGATGACGCGCATGGCCGTGGAAGATGTGGGCCTGGCCGAGCCGCGCGCGTGGCGCATGGCACTGGATGCCTGGGACACGTACGAGCGCCTTGGCAGCCCCGAGGGTGAGCTCGGCCTGGCCCAGCTGGCGATCTGGCTGGCGATCGCGCCGAAGAGCAATGCGGCGTACATGGCTTACAACAAGGCCAGGGCCGTGGTGAAGGAGATGGGCACGCTGGAGGTGCCCATGCACCTGCGCAACGCGCCGACCAAGCTGATGAAGGGCCTGGGCTACGGCACGGGTTACCAGTACGACCACGATGCCGAGGGTGGTGTCGCCCTGGATCAGGTGTGCCTGCCTGATGCGCTCGCAGGAACCACCTTCTACGAGCCGGTCGATCGGGGGTTGGAACTGAAGCTGCGCGAGAAGCTGACGGCCTTGCGGGCGGCCAGGGCTGCCGCGCGGGGGGAGTAA
- a CDS encoding DUF2339 domain-containing protein has protein sequence MYVVWAIVGAVLGGVIGQGFAGAAAGFAIGLLWARLSQTRRELDELRAQVGGASARPTVPVSSATPVPAPALWPEDLPEGVSPAEMGRPFARPGQASAASPAQSADTVPSGSPATLSPAIPPPMPAAARAAASSASASASATSTADAFSRPPGAAPAAPAGPSAIERLIDTAKRWFTEGNVPVKVGMLVLFAGVAAFLKYAADQGLLHVPISVRLSIVALAAIAGVVFGWMQRDARRSFALSLQGGALGVLVMTVFAAYRLYGLLDPLPTFVLLVVFVGCMGILAVLQDSLALAVLGLIAGFAAPIIASSGQGNHVALFSYYAVLNLGIFGIAWKKAWRILNVLGFVGTFGVGTAWGVLGYRPELFNSTEPFLILFFLLYVAVPWLHVLRSPRHDRAILDGSLMFGTPIISLLLQGALLDWHPMPLAMSALVAAALYVAIAFAIRQREDMRVLRETWAVLAVAFATIAVPLALSASVTACIFALEGAGLVWLGFRQQRRLPRWMGLSLQVFAAFSWGFADLFNTHYLKTPFLNAYFLSAMLMTAGGVACLWQYDRHSTSKGIGSLVRVWLLLWSVAWWLLGFSAEIDIFVQLDAARWAAWMALLAVTGLGLAIGIARVRKLDLGLMLAWSVPLSLAVTAAMGPYANTYGIQVFGGWPLAAVVVAAVTGWFSLRAVATHALAAITAQSLWWARWLAWVFAATQVALGFRPAIGDGWQLLAYAAPTLLVTKLALWWPRAITPPLSMHAQGIRRVVGIGGLALSLLIGAFALTVAGNPAPLPFIPLLNPVELVLIAVFGLLARALWDAETPPGLRSIRPAVLAVAFFIIATSMTLRAVHHLGGVPWDEHMPASSLAELWLTVVWSVTGVVAWVLGSKRGQRLLWMAGAACMAIVLAKLLLIDRGHLGNLFGIASFIAYGLLCTVIGYLAPAPPRQATEHAPESSHAP, from the coding sequence ATGTACGTCGTTTGGGCGATCGTGGGCGCGGTGTTGGGTGGGGTCATCGGCCAGGGATTTGCCGGTGCCGCTGCCGGTTTTGCCATTGGCCTTTTATGGGCGCGTTTATCGCAGACCCGGCGTGAGCTCGATGAGCTGCGCGCGCAGGTAGGCGGTGCGTCGGCTCGGCCGACCGTTCCCGTGTCGTCGGCTACCCCTGTCCCTGCGCCTGCACTTTGGCCTGAAGATCTGCCCGAAGGCGTGTCGCCAGCCGAGATGGGGCGGCCTTTTGCAAGGCCTGGCCAAGCGTCAGCGGCATCCCCGGCTCAGTCTGCGGATACCGTTCCGTCGGGTTCGCCGGCTACCCTGTCGCCCGCCATTCCGCCGCCCATGCCAGCCGCTGCCCGCGCTGCTGCGTCGTCCGCATCGGCGTCCGCATCCGCGACGTCGACCGCCGATGCGTTCTCCCGGCCGCCGGGCGCGGCACCCGCCGCACCGGCTGGTCCCTCGGCGATCGAACGCTTGATCGATACGGCCAAGCGCTGGTTCACCGAAGGCAACGTGCCGGTGAAGGTGGGCATGCTGGTGCTGTTCGCCGGTGTGGCGGCGTTCCTGAAGTACGCCGCCGACCAGGGCCTGCTGCATGTCCCGATCTCGGTTCGCCTGAGCATCGTGGCGCTGGCCGCCATCGCGGGCGTGGTCTTCGGCTGGATGCAGCGCGATGCGCGTCGCTCGTTCGCTCTTTCGCTGCAGGGCGGTGCGCTGGGCGTGCTGGTGATGACGGTGTTCGCCGCGTATCGCCTGTACGGCTTGCTCGATCCGCTGCCGACGTTCGTGTTGCTGGTGGTGTTCGTGGGCTGCATGGGCATCCTGGCGGTGCTGCAGGATTCGCTGGCGCTGGCCGTACTCGGGCTGATCGCCGGTTTTGCCGCGCCGATCATTGCGTCGAGCGGGCAGGGCAACCACGTGGCGTTGTTCTCGTACTACGCCGTGCTGAACCTGGGCATCTTCGGCATCGCCTGGAAGAAGGCCTGGCGCATCCTCAATGTGCTTGGCTTTGTCGGGACGTTTGGTGTCGGCACCGCCTGGGGTGTGCTGGGCTACCGGCCCGAGCTGTTCAACAGCACCGAACCGTTCCTCATCCTGTTCTTCCTCCTGTACGTGGCGGTGCCATGGCTGCACGTGCTGCGTTCGCCGCGCCATGATCGCGCCATCCTCGATGGCAGCCTGATGTTCGGCACGCCCATCATCAGCTTGTTGTTGCAAGGCGCGCTGCTGGATTGGCACCCGATGCCGCTGGCGATGTCGGCGCTCGTGGCCGCCGCGTTGTACGTGGCCATCGCCTTTGCCATTCGTCAGCGCGAGGACATGCGTGTGCTGCGCGAGACTTGGGCAGTGCTCGCCGTGGCGTTTGCGACGATTGCGGTGCCACTTGCGCTCAGTGCCAGTGTGACGGCGTGCATTTTCGCGCTCGAAGGCGCGGGGCTCGTGTGGCTCGGCTTCCGCCAGCAACGCCGCCTGCCGCGCTGGATGGGTCTTTCCCTGCAGGTGTTTGCCGCGTTTTCCTGGGGCTTTGCCGATCTGTTCAATACGCACTACCTGAAGACGCCGTTCCTCAACGCCTATTTCCTGAGCGCCATGCTCATGACCGCGGGTGGCGTGGCCTGCCTGTGGCAGTACGACCGGCACAGTACTTCCAAAGGTATCGGTAGCCTGGTGCGCGTGTGGCTGCTGCTGTGGAGTGTGGCTTGGTGGCTGCTCGGCTTCAGCGCTGAGATCGATATCTTCGTGCAGCTGGATGCCGCACGCTGGGCTGCATGGATGGCGTTGCTCGCCGTGACGGGGCTTGGCCTGGCGATCGGCATCGCACGCGTACGCAAGCTGGATCTGGGGCTGATGCTGGCGTGGTCCGTGCCGCTCAGCCTGGCTGTCACTGCGGCCATGGGCCCTTACGCCAACACGTACGGCATCCAGGTGTTCGGCGGCTGGCCGCTGGCGGCGGTGGTGGTTGCGGCGGTCACTGGCTGGTTCTCGCTGCGGGCTGTCGCCACGCATGCGCTCGCGGCGATCACGGCGCAATCGCTGTGGTGGGCTCGCTGGCTGGCATGGGTGTTCGCCGCGACGCAGGTGGCGCTGGGTTTCCGACCGGCCATCGGCGATGGCTGGCAGTTACTTGCCTACGCCGCGCCCACGTTGTTGGTCACCAAGCTGGCCTTGTGGTGGCCGCGCGCCATCACCCCGCCGCTTTCGATGCATGCGCAGGGCATACGGCGCGTGGTGGGTATCGGTGGGCTGGCCCTGAGCCTGCTGATCGGCGCCTTCGCGCTCACCGTCGCCGGTAACCCGGCGCCGCTGCCGTTCATTCCGCTACTCAATCCTGTGGAGCTCGTGCTCATCGCCGTGTTCGGTCTGTTGGCCCGGGCGCTGTGGGATGCCGAAACGCCACCGGGTCTGCGCAGCATTCGCCCGGCCGTTCTCGCCGTAGCCTTCTTCATCATCGCCACCAGCATGACCCTGCGCGCCGTGCATCACCTGGGCGGCGTGCCCTGGGATGAGCACATGCCTGCCTCCAGTTTGGCCGAATTGTGGCTTACGGTGGTGTGGAGCGTCACAGGCGTGGTCGCGTGGGTGCTGGGGTCGAAGCGGGGGCAGCGGTTGCTATGGATGGCGGGTGCCGCGTGCATGGCCATCGTGCTGGCCAAACTGCTGCTGATCGATCGCGGGCACCTCGGCAACCTCTTCGGTATCGCTTCGTTTATTGCCTATGGCCTGCTTTGCACGGTCATCGGTTACCTCGCACCCGCACCGCCAAGGCAGGCAACAGAACATGCACCGGAATCCAGTCATGCGCCGTGA
- the lolA gene encoding outer membrane lipoprotein chaperone LolA gives MKRLLLAATLSLLSLPAFAAGPARERLDAFAKGLHSLTGRFSQTLFDVNGGPGKTTTGTVALEAPRQFRWEVLAPSKQTIVADGSRVWLYDPDLEQVTVRKQSTEEAQSPLTVLTDLSQLDKGFFKVTEQGEHDGMQWLRLASTAKDPAFDYADLGFDATGLARMEFKDQLGNTTRILFTGWQKNTAIPAETFNFVPPKGADVIGDAPVLQTQPVH, from the coding sequence ATGAAACGTCTCCTGCTTGCCGCCACGCTTTCGCTGCTCAGCCTGCCTGCCTTCGCCGCCGGTCCCGCGCGCGAGCGCCTGGATGCCTTCGCGAAGGGCTTGCACTCGCTGACTGGCCGTTTCAGCCAGACGCTGTTTGACGTGAATGGCGGTCCGGGCAAGACCACTACGGGAACCGTGGCCCTTGAAGCGCCGCGCCAGTTCCGTTGGGAGGTGCTGGCGCCGTCGAAGCAGACCATCGTGGCCGATGGCAGCCGCGTCTGGCTTTACGATCCGGACCTGGAGCAGGTGACGGTGCGCAAGCAAAGCACCGAAGAAGCGCAGAGCCCGCTCACGGTGCTTACAGATCTGTCGCAGCTCGACAAGGGCTTCTTCAAGGTCACCGAGCAGGGCGAGCACGATGGCATGCAGTGGCTGCGCCTTGCTTCCACGGCGAAGGACCCGGCATTCGATTACGCTGACCTGGGGTTCGACGCCACGGGCCTGGCCCGCATGGAGTTCAAGGACCAGCTGGGCAACACCACCCGCATCCTGTTCACCGGTTGGCAGAAGAACACGGCTATCCCCGCCGAAACCTTCAACTTCGTGCCGCCCAAGGGCGCGGATGTGATCGGCGACGCCCCCGTCCTGCAGACCCAGCCCGTCCATTAA